One Epinephelus fuscoguttatus linkage group LG10, E.fuscoguttatus.final_Chr_v1 genomic window carries:
- the scamp4 gene encoding secretory carrier-associated membrane protein 4, whose translation MAERVNNFPPLPQFMRIKPCFYQNIEEEIPAPHQQLVRRVYTLWMMYSGTLCINVISCIAWWAGGGSAQNFGFSLLWLILFSPCSYTCWFRPLYKAFRADSSFNFMAFFFIFFLQCVLALIQTLGFSGWGTCGWIATVMFFSTNVGSAIVMLITTLLFTVVTALMALVLLRVHRLYRGGGGSLERAQEEWSTGLWKSAPVREAGFNAVAQTAQGPTLPQYPASVPSYPDNSHW comes from the exons ATGGCAG AGCGTGTCAATAACTTTCCTCCCCTGCCTCAGTTCATGAGAATAAAGCCGTGCTTTTACCAGAACATTGAAGAGGAAATTCCTGCACCACACCAGCAGTTGGTGCGCAGAGTCTACACACTATGGATga tGTATTCAGGCACGCTGTGCATAAATGTGATCTCATGTATTGCTTGGTGGGCTGGGGGTGGAAGCGCTCAAAACTTTGGCTTTTCCCTGCTCTGGCTCATCCTCTTCAGCCCGTGCAGTTACACCTGCTGGTTCAGACCACTCTACAAAGCCTTCAG GGCCGATAGCTCGTTCAACTTCATGgccttcttcttcatcttcttccttCAGTGTGTCTTGGCACTCATCCAGACTTTAGGCTTCTCAGGCTGGGGAACATG CGGCTGGATTGCGACAGTGATGTTTTTCAGCACAAATGTGGGCTCGGCTATAGTGATGCTTATCACAACTCTGCTCTTCACTGTGGTGACTGCTTTAATGGCACTGGTTCTCCTCAGG GTGCACAGACTGTACCGTGGCGGAGGCGGGAGTTTGGAGCGCGCTCAGGAAGAGTGGAGCACCGGGTTGTGGAAGAGTGCGCCAGTGAGGGAAGCAGGGTTCAACGCTGTAGCTCAGACGGCTCAAGGCCCGACCTTGCCCCAGTACCCTGCCTCAGTGCCGAGCTATCCTGACAACAGTCACTGGTGA